One region of Pagrus major chromosome 7, Pma_NU_1.0 genomic DNA includes:
- the LOC140999721 gene encoding atrial natriuretic peptide receptor 1-like — protein MSSLDLMKKECFASGTLSSASLKRRFIKKRRVAPRAQQDAGSDCQLCRLASRSVSSGLSMRVCLLALACLIYPVVMFSFKQMTEWIQNYALTLKEKTEDLKRQRQLAEDLLHQMLPKSVAKQLRKQKHVEAESYEKVTIFFSDIVGFTSISASCTPLQVVEMLNNLYMCFDTRIDSYDVYKVETIGDAYMVVSGLPERNGDRHADEIAKMALDLVAAVRQVSIPHMPNQRLQLRAGIHTGPCVAGIVGYKMPRYCLFGDTVNTASRMESTSLPQKIHASSETYLALIRDNAYELQLRGEIEVKGKGKMNTYWLVGHKNYSVQNDSLVCHWNPNMARKKKTAVGSEVSVGNSSVTVQSLSENATTPVSLPSSVLNQTPQ, from the exons ATGTCATCGCTGGACTTGATGAAAAAAGAGTGTTTCGCATCTGGGACCCTGTCCTCGGCCTCTCTCAAGAGAAGATTCATTAAGAAGAGGAGGGTCGCTCCGAGGGCGCAGCAGGATGCGGGCAGCGACTGTCAGCTgtgcag GTTGGCGTCTCGATCCGTGTCTTCGGGGCTCAGCATGAGGGTTTGCCTGCTGGCCTTGGCCTGCCTCATCTACCCGGTGGTGATGTTCTCTTTCAAGCAGATGACTGAGTGGATACAAAACTATGCCCTGACCCTGAAGGAGAAGACGGAGGACCTGAAGCGCCAGAGGCAGCTGGCTGAGGATCTGCTGCACCAAATGCTGCCCAAGTCAGTTGCCAAGCAGCTCCGCAAGCAAAAACATGTCGAGGCCGAGAGCTACGAAAAG GTGACCATTTTTTTCTCGGACATCGTGGGCTTCACCTCCATCTCTGCATCCTGTACTCCTCTGCAAGTGGTGGAGATGCTCAACAACCTCTACATGTGTTTTGACACACGCATCGACTCCTATGACGTCTACAAG GTGGAGACGATTGGGGATGCCTACATGGTAGTGAGCGGCCTGCCTGAGAGGAACGGGGACAGACATGCTGACGAGATCGCCAAGATGGCTCTGGATCTGGTGGCAGCCGTCAGACAGGTCTCCATCCCTCATATGCCCAACCAGAGGCTGCAGCTCCGTGCCGgcatccacacag GTCCATGTGTGGCAGGAATCGTGGGCTACAAGATGCCAAGATACTGTCTGTTTGGAGATACTGTCAACACGGCCTCCAGAATGGAGTCCACCAGCCTGC CACAGAAAATCCATGCCAGTTCAGAAACCTACTTGGCTCTGATCAGAGACAACGCCTATGAGCTGCAGCTTCGTGGAGAGATTGAGGTGAAG GGCAAAGGCAAAATGAACACATACTGGCTGGTTGGCCATAAGAACTACAGCGTGCAGAATGACAGTCTGGTTTGCCACTGGAATCCCAACATGGCCAGAAAGAAGAAGACGGCTGTGGGCAGTGAAGTCTCTGTGGGCAAT TCATCAGTGACGGTCCAGAGCCTCAGTGAGAACGCCACCACCCCAGTCTCCCTGCCCTCCTCAGTGTTGAACCAAACCCCACAGTGA